TATACGGTATCTGAGGGACCAGAAAGGTATCCACCATATGATCTATGCGATCTCTCCCCAGATGGATCATGTATACCCTAATGTCCGGGAACGGCTCCTGTATCGTTGGCCGGGAGATAATGAAGTTGATTTTATAGGAGTAGATTGTTACCATGGGCGCAATAAGGAGGCTTTTGCTTCTAATGTAAAAGGATTAAGCGCATTATCTGAAGAGAAGGGAAAACCTTGCGGAGTAACGGAGACGGGCATTGAAAGTGTAAATTACCCTACCTATTTTACGGAAGAAATATTACCTGTCCTGGAAAAGAATCATATTTCTATGATCGTTTTCTGGCGCAATGACAGCCGTTCACAGACTCATTTTTATATTCCTTTTAAGGGTCATTCGGCAGAAGCAGATTTCTTAAAATTTGTTCAATCTCCAGGGATCTTATTGGAGAAAGATATGCCTAAAAGGCTTTTGGTTCATGGAAATTATTGAAGTTTGATTTACAAATGGCGATGAAATTACCTGATATTTTTTACTTAAAATATCGGGTAAATCCATATGATCTATTTTTCAGTACCTGAATTTTGCTATTCACGATACAATTAATTACTTTTGCACCCTTAAATCGGTCCGGTAGCTCAGCTGGATAGAGCAACAGCCTTCTAAGCTGTGGGTCGTGGGTTCGAATCCCGCCCGGATCACATAAATAATGACGCGCCTTTCAGCAATGATAGCGCGTTTTTCAGTTACATACGGAATGTATATTTTAAAAATAGCTTACTTGTAATAAATCTACTCATAAAATATTGACGAAATATTGACGGGAAACTGTTACGTTTGTCGATAAATAGAAGATCAATCCTTTTACTTACAGTAAAGAACAGTTGAATGATCCGGCTCATTCACTATTTTTATCCGAAATGTGACTGGAAATAAATTCTGTTGGTGTCATATGGTAGGCTTTGTAGAAAACCCTGTTGAAATATGAGGCTGAACTGAAGCCTACCTCAAAAGTCACCTCATTAATCCGCATATTACTTTCTACCAAAAGTTGGCATGCCTTTCTCAGCCTGTAGTTTCGAAGATATTCTCCGGGAGTCATCCCGCTTATAAGTTTTACTTTACATTAGAGATTCGAACGACTGATAGATAGAATGCCGGCCAGGGATTCCACGGAAAAATCCTCATCAGGCATATTCTTTTTGATTTCATCATTAGGTATTTTAAGGAAGCTTTCATCACTTTTATTCATAGCCAATGTCGAATATGGCATAAGTGGAGAACGGTTAAACGCTTCCAACATACTTTTCCTGTTATTAAATAAGCTGTATATTTGAGC
This is a stretch of genomic DNA from Bacteroidales bacterium. It encodes these proteins:
- a CDS encoding helix-turn-helix transcriptional regulator; translation: MTPGEYLRNYRLRKACQLLVESNMRINEVTFEVGFSSASYFNRVFYKAYHMTPTEFISSHISDKNSE